From the Hyphomicrobium sp. ghe19 genome, one window contains:
- a CDS encoding GcrA family cell cycle regulator → MSWTDERVDLLKRLWSEGLSASQIAGRLGSVTRNAVIGKVHRLGLSGRATTSRMKSHRPRTRLANAKRPVKQRFAQAGNPAVRALYIDAETYVAPAEEIEIPVAERKTIQTLGECSCRWPIGDPQTSEFHFCGRAKVPLLPYCEVHARRAFQPVAPRRRDRPEIEAPVTASLPAPAIAGSDPTKQRA, encoded by the coding sequence ATGTCTTGGACTGATGAGCGCGTGGACCTTTTAAAAAGGCTCTGGTCGGAAGGACTGAGCGCCAGCCAGATTGCAGGCCGCCTTGGAAGCGTGACGCGCAATGCCGTCATCGGCAAGGTGCACCGCCTTGGTCTGTCCGGCCGGGCAACGACTTCGCGAATGAAGTCGCACCGTCCCCGCACCCGATTGGCGAATGCGAAGAGACCGGTGAAGCAGCGCTTCGCGCAAGCCGGAAATCCTGCCGTGCGGGCACTCTATATCGACGCCGAAACTTACGTGGCGCCTGCGGAAGAGATCGAAATTCCGGTGGCCGAAAGAAAAACCATTCAGACGCTGGGCGAGTGCAGCTGCCGCTGGCCCATCGGCGACCCGCAAACCTCGGAATTCCATTTCTGCGGCCGCGCCAAGGTGCCGTTGCTGCCCTACTGCGAGGTTCATGCCCGGCGCGCGTTCCAGCCCGTCGCACCTCGTCGCCGCGATCGCCCGGAAATCGAAGCGCCGGTCACAGCGAGCCTGCCGGCTCCCGCGATCGCAGGCTCCGACCCGACCAAGCAGCGGGCCTGA
- a CDS encoding aspartate aminotransferase family protein — protein sequence MGTYARQDIVFVRGEGCWLTAETGERYLDFGSGVAVNSLGHAHPQLVAALKAQAEKLWHTSNLYRVEGQEAVADKLTRLTFAEQIFFCNSGAEACEGAIKVARRYHYVSGEPNRQRIIAFRGAFHGRTLATLAAAGNEKYLEGFGPAAEGFDHVDLGDLEALEAAIGPETAAIMLEPIQGEGGVRAVSPEFLRAVRELCDKHGLLLVLDEVQTGMGRTGKLFAHEWAGITPDVMAIAKGFGGGFPVGAVLATANAAKGMTPGTHGSTFGGNPLAMAVASTVLDVISEPGFLEAVQIKTLRLKQGLEGLRDQHAELVEEVRGAGLLMGLKLKAHVAPPQVVKAANEEKLLIVGAGDNSVRVLPPLIATEDEIGEGLRALSRALTRVARETSR from the coding sequence ATGGGCACCTACGCCCGTCAGGACATCGTTTTCGTGCGCGGAGAGGGCTGCTGGCTGACCGCCGAGACCGGCGAGCGCTATCTCGATTTCGGGTCCGGCGTCGCGGTCAATTCGCTGGGTCATGCGCATCCGCAACTCGTCGCGGCGCTAAAGGCACAGGCCGAGAAACTCTGGCATACGTCGAACCTTTACCGTGTCGAGGGCCAGGAGGCGGTGGCCGACAAGCTGACGCGGCTGACGTTTGCCGAGCAGATCTTCTTCTGTAATTCGGGCGCAGAAGCCTGCGAGGGCGCGATCAAGGTTGCGCGGCGCTATCATTATGTATCGGGCGAGCCCAATCGCCAGCGCATCATTGCTTTTCGCGGCGCGTTTCATGGGCGGACTCTCGCGACGCTCGCTGCTGCCGGTAACGAAAAGTATCTCGAAGGCTTCGGCCCGGCCGCCGAGGGGTTCGATCATGTCGATCTCGGCGATCTCGAAGCGCTCGAAGCCGCAATCGGACCGGAGACGGCCGCGATCATGCTCGAGCCCATTCAGGGCGAGGGCGGCGTCAGGGCTGTCTCGCCGGAATTTCTCAGAGCCGTTCGCGAGCTTTGCGACAAGCATGGGCTGCTGCTCGTGCTCGACGAGGTTCAGACCGGCATGGGCCGGACAGGCAAGCTCTTCGCGCACGAATGGGCGGGGATCACTCCGGATGTCATGGCGATCGCCAAGGGCTTCGGCGGGGGATTTCCTGTCGGCGCCGTGTTGGCGACGGCGAACGCAGCCAAGGGGATGACGCCCGGCACGCACGGCTCCACGTTCGGCGGCAATCCGCTGGCGATGGCCGTCGCTTCGACAGTTCTCGACGTTATCTCAGAGCCCGGTTTCCTCGAGGCCGTGCAGATAAAGACATTGCGTCTGAAGCAGGGTCTCGAGGGCCTCAGGGATCAGCACGCGGAACTCGTCGAAGAGGTTCGCGGCGCGGGTCTGTTGATGGGACTGAAACTCAAGGCCCACGTTGCGCCGCCGCAGGTGGTCAAGGCCGCCAACGAGGAGAAGCTCCTCATCGTCGGCGCCGGCGACAACAGTGTCCGCGTCCTTCCACCCCTCATTGCGACTGAGGACGAGATCGGCGAAGGGCTCAGGGCCCTCTCTCGCGCTCTCACCCGTGTCGCCCGCGAGACGTCCCGATGA
- the ppk2 gene encoding polyphosphate kinase 2 gives MGKNKHKDKKPGEPPDESDEFEPLTDEAATVGGRHNGSEPSNDVSSGDRHGSTLPKGYSLDPPKLPKEIDDAAMRSGGYPYDKRIDREEYEQQLLTLQIELMKLQKYNLKTGNRILCLYEGRDGSGKSSCIKAFNEHMNPRNTRTVALPKPTETERGQLYFQRYAVHLPSAGEIVLFDRSWYNRAGVERVMGFCTPDQLAVFLREAPEFEGLLVRDGIKLFKYYLPIGREMQLKRFYERAKNPLKQWKLSAVDLASLDRYDDYTRAEIDMFRFTSTAIAPWTVVRANDQRRARLETIRHVLLSIEYEGRDLKAIGKHDPLIIGSGPAFFYPQVEKQS, from the coding sequence ATGGGCAAGAACAAGCACAAAGACAAAAAGCCCGGCGAGCCCCCGGACGAGTCTGACGAGTTCGAGCCGCTTACCGACGAGGCAGCGACCGTTGGCGGTCGCCACAACGGCTCCGAACCGTCCAACGACGTGTCATCGGGCGATCGCCACGGCTCGACCTTGCCCAAGGGCTACTCTCTCGATCCTCCGAAACTACCGAAGGAGATTGATGACGCGGCGATGCGCTCCGGCGGCTACCCCTACGACAAGCGCATAGATCGCGAAGAGTACGAACAGCAGCTGCTGACGCTGCAGATCGAGCTGATGAAGCTGCAGAAATACAATCTCAAAACCGGCAATAGAATCCTCTGCCTCTACGAAGGTCGCGACGGATCGGGCAAGAGTTCGTGCATCAAGGCCTTCAACGAGCACATGAACCCGCGCAACACCCGCACCGTTGCTCTGCCGAAGCCGACTGAAACAGAACGCGGCCAGCTCTACTTTCAGCGCTACGCGGTGCATCTGCCGAGCGCCGGCGAAATCGTCCTCTTCGACCGGTCTTGGTATAACCGCGCCGGAGTCGAGCGCGTGATGGGCTTTTGCACCCCGGACCAGCTCGCGGTCTTCCTCCGCGAAGCACCCGAGTTTGAAGGCCTCCTCGTCCGCGACGGCATAAAGCTATTCAAATATTATTTGCCCATCGGTCGCGAAATGCAGTTGAAGCGCTTCTACGAGCGCGCAAAAAATCCATTGAAGCAGTGGAAGCTGTCGGCCGTCGATCTCGCGTCGCTCGATAGATACGACGACTACACGCGCGCCGAAATCGATATGTTCCGTTTCACCAGTACGGCGATTGCCCCCTGGACCGTCGTTCGCGCCAACGATCAGCGCCGCGCCCGCTTGGAAACCATCCGTCACGTCTTGCTTTCGATCGAATACGAAGGGCGCGATCTCAAAGCCATCGGCAAGCATGACCCATTGATCATCGGCTCGGGGCCTGCGTTCTTCTATCCGCAAGTTGAAAAACAATCCTGA